Proteins from one Rosa chinensis cultivar Old Blush chromosome 7, RchiOBHm-V2, whole genome shotgun sequence genomic window:
- the LOC112178193 gene encoding uncharacterized protein LOC112178193, producing MIKLWRDNRSNVMKEVEKQAEVVGLQRAATLLKPNNVESMNQWLDLIKNRTSPSFKEKSQKFKAMRAERTLLHRTSRKSFARVEEELKEQSEIPDAITRSDVWIHAYEAKKKKDSDVVEDPEIVKQVKMYRAEQEPSEKCSLKDDAVAKYSVLIHEDE from the exons ATGATCAAGCTTTGGCGAGATAATAGATCCAATGTGATGAAAGAAGTGGAGAAGCAAGCCGAAGTTGTAGGCCTACAACGTGCTGCTACCCTTCTCAAACCTAATAATGTAGAATCTATGAATCAGTGGCTAGATCTTATCAAAAACAGAACTAGTCCATCATTTAAG gaaaagtctcaaaaattcaAAGCAATGCGCGCAGAAAGAACCTTACTCCATAGAACTAGTAGAAAAAGCTTTGCTCGTGTTGAAGAAGAATTA AAGGAACAAAGTGAAATCCCAGATGCAATAACAAGGTCTGATGTTTGGATTCATGCTTacgaagcaaagaagaagaaggattcaGATGTAGTGGAGGATCCAGAAATAGTG aaaCAAGTGAAAATGTACAGGGCTGAGCAAGAACCTTCAGAGAAATGTTCTTTGAAAGATGATGCTGTTGCAAAGTACTCGGTCCTGATCCACGAGGACGAGTAA